The sequence TGTCGTCCACCCGCCCGAGAATCCGGAAGCGGCCGTCGCCGCGATACCGGCTCCGGAGGCCGGCGGCCAGCTCGTCGTGCTCCCCGCAGACGACGATGGCCCGGAACGACGCCACGAGCCCGGCCAAGACCTCGCAGACTTCCGCGATCGCCCCCAGGCGCCCCTGCATCCCGCTCGTGACCAGGATCGCCGGCGTCTCGGCCTCGAGTCCCAGCCTCGCGCGCAGCGCCGCCCGGTCGGCCGGGGCCGCGAAGGCGAGACTGATGGGCAACCCGCTGCTCACCACCCGATCGGGCGGGACCCCGAGAGCGGTCATCCCGTCCCGGATCGCGTCAGTGGGCACGAAGTAGCGGTCCACGTGCGGGTAGATCCACTGGCCATGGGCGACGAAGTCCGTGAGCACGATCGCGTGGGGGACGTCCGTCGCGCCGTGGCCGCGGAGCCACGACATCGCCCCGGCCGGCGTGGGATGCACGTGCGCCACGACGTCGGGGCGCGTGGCCGCCAGATGCCGCCCGAGGGCCCGGGCGCCGAGACGGTCCAGGCCGGCCATCGCCGGTGACCGGGTGGGCAGCCGCGCCGACAGGGCATACGCGGCGCCCCACAGGCGCGGCGCCCGTCGCAGGATCAGCCAGAAGAGCGCCCGGGTCGCGCGCGCGAAGGCCGGCGAGACGAAGCGCTCGAAGTGCTCGATCGTCTCGACGGTGGCGCCCTCGGCGGCGAGCCCCTCGGCGAGCGCAGCCGCGACCCGGTTGTGCCCGGACCCGTAACTGGCGGTGAGGATCAGAACGTCGGGCACTGGCCTTCACCCGGAGCGGGGGGCACGCGACGGGCTACGACGGCTGTCGGCCCCGAGACTTCAGGCGCCGAAACGGCGGTCACGCTGCTGATAACTCCGGATCGCGCGGAGGAAGTCGATCTTGCGGAACGCCGGCCAGTGCACATCGCAGAAGTAGAACTCGCTGTAGGCGCTCTGCCAGAGGAGGAAGCCCGACAACCGCACCTCACCGGAGGTGCGGATGATGAGGTCGGGATCCGGGAGGTCGGCCGTGTAGAGATAGCGCCCGATCTCCTCCTGGCTCACGCTCTCGACGATCTCCTCGATCGAGGCCCCTTG comes from Candidatus Methylomirabilota bacterium and encodes:
- a CDS encoding glycosyltransferase, encoding MPDVLILTASYGSGHNRVAAALAEGLAAEGATVETIEHFERFVSPAFARATRALFWLILRRAPRLWGAAYALSARLPTRSPAMAGLDRLGARALGRHLAATRPDVVAHVHPTPAGAMSWLRGHGATDVPHAIVLTDFVAHGQWIYPHVDRYFVPTDAIRDGMTALGVPPDRVVSSGLPISLAFAAPADRAALRARLGLEAETPAILVTSGMQGRLGAIAEVCEVLAGLVASFRAIVVCGEHDELAAGLRSRYRGDGRFRILGRVDDMHHVVGAVDLVVTKGGAVTCAEALALERPLLFYRSLPGQERANEMCLEQAGAGIRMPHRAALTAELRSLLREPSRRAAMAAAARRLRRPEAARTVAKELLAMARVS